A genomic stretch from Chloroflexota bacterium includes:
- the sucC gene encoding ADP-forming succinate--CoA ligase subunit beta, with product MKLQEYRSKEILARFGVPVSGGETATSPDEAREAAARIGGPVVVKAQVLVGGRGKAGGVKLAATPDEAAARAKEIIGLQIKGVTVRTVLVATAARIAKEYYLGLILDRGGQAVTIIASAEGGVEIEETARTNPEAILRVPLHPLIGLQEHQVRRVGFFLGLPVELRKEFGATLRGFYAAFMESDADLAEINPLVVTEDGQLLALDAKIVLDDSALFRHPDLESLRDLGEEEPSEIAAREAGINFIKLDGSIGCMVNGAGLAMTTMDLVQLAGGEPANFLDIGGGAKADRVAAAFRIILDDPHVRAILINIFGGITRGDEVARGIVEARASLGRQVPMVVRIVGTNAAEAAEILRAANLITAESLDDAARKAVAAAASPV from the coding sequence GTGAAGCTCCAGGAATATCGTTCGAAGGAGATCCTGGCGCGCTTCGGCGTGCCGGTCTCCGGCGGCGAGACGGCCACCAGCCCGGACGAGGCGCGCGAGGCCGCCGCCCGGATCGGCGGGCCGGTGGTGGTGAAGGCCCAGGTGCTGGTGGGCGGGCGTGGCAAGGCCGGGGGCGTGAAGCTGGCGGCCACCCCGGACGAGGCCGCCGCGCGCGCGAAGGAGATCATCGGCCTCCAGATCAAGGGCGTCACCGTCCGAACCGTGCTGGTCGCGACGGCCGCCCGGATCGCGAAGGAGTACTACCTGGGCCTGATCCTCGACCGGGGTGGGCAGGCAGTGACTATCATCGCCAGCGCCGAGGGGGGCGTGGAGATCGAGGAGACCGCCAGGACCAACCCCGAGGCGATCCTGCGCGTGCCGCTCCACCCGCTGATCGGGCTCCAGGAGCACCAGGTGCGCCGGGTGGGGTTCTTCCTAGGCCTGCCAGTCGAGCTGCGCAAGGAGTTCGGGGCGACCCTGCGCGGCTTTTACGCCGCCTTCATGGAGTCCGATGCGGACCTGGCCGAGATCAATCCGCTGGTGGTGACCGAGGACGGGCAGCTGCTGGCGCTCGACGCCAAGATCGTCCTCGATGACTCCGCCCTCTTCCGTCACCCCGACCTCGAGTCGCTCCGCGACCTGGGCGAGGAGGAGCCGTCCGAGATCGCCGCTCGCGAGGCGGGCATCAACTTCATCAAGCTCGACGGCAGCATCGGCTGCATGGTGAACGGCGCCGGGCTGGCAATGACCACCATGGACCTCGTCCAGCTGGCGGGCGGCGAGCCGGCGAACTTCCTCGACATCGGGGGCGGCGCCAAGGCGGACCGGGTGGCGGCCGCCTTCCGCATCATCCTGGATGATCCCCACGTGCGGGCGATCCTGATCAACATCTTCGGAGGGATCACCCGCGGCGACGAGGTCGCCCGCGGGATCGTCGAGGCGCGGGCGTCGCTCGGCCGGCAGGTGCCGATGGTGGTCCGCATCGTCGGCACCAACGCGGCGGAGGCAGCGGAGATCCTGCGCGCCGCCAACCTGATCACGGCCGAGAGCCTCGACGACGCGGCGCGCAAGGCGGTTGCCGCGGCCGCCTCGCCCGTATGA
- the sucD gene encoding succinate--CoA ligase subunit alpha produces the protein MSILVGAQTRLLVQGITGREGEFHSRAMLEYGTNIVAGVTPGKGGQAAVDGRVPVFDTVADAMAQSGADAACIFVPAPFAPDAMLEAADAGVPLVICITEGIPALDMLRVHHVLRSKGVRLIGPNCPGATTVGGAKVGIIPGDIHRPGPVGLVSRSGTLTYEVVQAMTDAGVGQTTCVGIGGDPIVGTTFIDVLEMLNADPETEAIVLIGEIGGDEEERAADYCAREVRKPVAAFIAGRTAPPGRRMGHAGAIISGGAGTAESKRQALHAAGVRVADSPSQIPALLRDAGVR, from the coding sequence ATGAGCATCCTGGTCGGCGCGCAGACGCGTCTGCTGGTGCAGGGCATCACCGGCCGGGAAGGCGAGTTCCACTCGCGGGCGATGCTGGAGTACGGAACCAACATCGTGGCCGGGGTGACCCCCGGCAAGGGCGGTCAGGCAGCGGTCGACGGGCGGGTTCCCGTCTTCGACACGGTCGCCGACGCGATGGCCCAGTCGGGGGCCGATGCGGCCTGCATCTTCGTTCCCGCACCCTTCGCTCCCGACGCCATGCTGGAGGCTGCGGATGCGGGCGTGCCGCTGGTGATCTGCATCACGGAGGGGATTCCCGCACTTGACATGCTGCGCGTGCATCACGTGCTGCGCTCGAAGGGCGTGCGCCTGATCGGCCCCAACTGCCCGGGCGCCACGACGGTGGGAGGTGCCAAGGTCGGGATCATCCCCGGCGACATCCATCGCCCCGGGCCGGTCGGCCTGGTCAGCCGGTCCGGCACGCTGACCTACGAGGTGGTGCAGGCAATGACCGATGCGGGCGTCGGGCAGACGACCTGCGTCGGGATCGGCGGCGACCCGATCGTCGGGACGACTTTCATCGACGTGCTGGAGATGCTCAACGCGGATCCCGAGACGGAGGCGATCGTCCTGATCGGCGAGATCGGCGGCGACGAGGAGGAGCGAGCGGCGGACTACTGCGCCCGCGAGGTGCGAAAGCCGGTCGCGGCCTTCATCGCCGGACGGACGGCGCCGCCGGGCCGTCGCATGGGCCACGCCGGTGCGATCATCTCGGGAGGCGCCGGCACGGCCGAATCGAAGCGGCAGGCGCTGCACGCGGCAGGCGTCCGGGTCGCCGATTCTCCATCCCAGATCCCCGCGCTGCTGCGCGACGCGGGGGTCCGCTAG
- a CDS encoding VOC family protein: MTIGPIDHVAIVVRSIDEALPRYRALFGWAPIDEPRIFASQHVRLCFLAPGAGQGAKLELVEPTDDESGVARFLAARGEGLHHVCLISDDLPGDLEALAALEAELIDREPRAGAHGDVAFLHPRALNGVLWELLSTVRDEEPRA; the protein is encoded by the coding sequence ATGACGATTGGCCCGATCGATCACGTCGCGATCGTGGTTCGCTCGATCGATGAGGCGTTGCCGCGCTATCGGGCCCTGTTCGGGTGGGCGCCCATCGACGAGCCGCGCATCTTCGCCTCGCAGCACGTGCGCCTCTGCTTCCTGGCGCCCGGCGCCGGGCAGGGTGCGAAGCTCGAGCTGGTCGAGCCGACCGACGACGAGAGCGGCGTGGCGCGGTTCCTGGCAGCGCGCGGCGAGGGTTTGCACCACGTCTGCCTGATCAGTGACGACCTGCCGGGTGACCTCGAGGCGCTGGCGGCGTTGGAGGCAGAGCTGATCGACCGCGAGCCGCGCGCCGGCGCACATGGCGACGTGGCCTTCCTCCATCCCCGCGCCCTGAATGGGGTCCTATGGGAGCTCCTGTCGACGGTCCGCGACGAAGAGCCCCGCGCCTAG
- a CDS encoding methylmalonyl-CoA mutase family protein → MSDPERGARPPHRSTSGIEIRPVYRAGDLDAARAAQEPGSYPFTRGIRPDGYLGRPWTMRQYAGFGSAPETNRRFRYLLASGQTGLSVAFDLPTQMGYDSDDPMAVGEVGRVGVPIDTIADMEALFDGIRLDAVSTSMTINATAAILLVLYETVGRRQGIDPGVLRGTIQNDILKEYIARGTYIYPPGPSMRLVTDTFAYCRAELPAWNTISISGYHMREAGATAVQEVAFTIADAIAYSEAAIAAGMAFDDFAPRLSFFFAAHNDLFEEAAKFRAARAAWARVARDRFDARDPRSMAMRFHVQTGGSTLTAQQPETNVVRTTVQALSAILGGAQSLHTNASDEALGLPTPATARLALRTQQVLASESGVSIPVDPLGGSYYLEALTDEIEERVHAELAEIDRRGGTLAALANGYQQAAIADAAYAAQRAIETGAQIVVGVNAFVEDGDEQRPQAQVIDPKAEAEQVARTRAVRAGRDALRATETTTALEAAAAGTENVVPRIRACVESQVTLGEISGTLRRVWGEYRP, encoded by the coding sequence ATGAGCGACCCCGAGCGCGGCGCGCGGCCTCCGCATCGGTCCACCTCGGGGATCGAGATCCGACCGGTGTACCGTGCCGGCGACCTCGATGCGGCCCGCGCGGCCCAAGAGCCCGGCTCCTATCCGTTCACGCGCGGCATTCGTCCCGACGGATACCTGGGGCGGCCGTGGACGATGCGCCAGTACGCGGGCTTCGGATCGGCCCCGGAGACGAACCGTCGCTTCCGCTACCTGCTGGCCAGCGGCCAGACGGGCCTCTCGGTCGCCTTCGACCTGCCGACGCAGATGGGGTATGACAGCGACGACCCGATGGCGGTCGGGGAGGTCGGCCGGGTGGGGGTGCCGATCGACACGATCGCCGACATGGAGGCTCTCTTCGACGGCATCCGGCTCGATGCGGTGAGCACCAGCATGACCATCAACGCCACTGCCGCGATCCTGCTGGTCCTCTACGAGACGGTGGGGCGGCGGCAGGGGATCGATCCCGGGGTGCTGCGCGGCACGATCCAGAACGACATCCTCAAGGAGTACATCGCGCGCGGGACCTATATCTATCCGCCCGGCCCCTCGATGCGGCTGGTGACCGACACCTTCGCCTATTGCCGTGCCGAGCTGCCCGCCTGGAACACGATCAGCATCAGCGGCTACCACATGCGCGAGGCGGGAGCGACAGCCGTGCAGGAGGTCGCCTTCACCATCGCCGACGCGATCGCTTATTCCGAGGCCGCCATCGCGGCCGGGATGGCCTTCGACGACTTCGCCCCGCGCCTCTCCTTCTTCTTCGCCGCCCACAACGACCTGTTCGAGGAGGCGGCCAAGTTCCGCGCCGCCCGCGCCGCCTGGGCACGCGTGGCGCGCGACCGTTTCGACGCTCGCGACCCGCGCAGCATGGCGATGCGCTTCCACGTCCAGACCGGCGGCAGCACGCTCACCGCCCAGCAGCCGGAGACGAACGTGGTGCGCACCACCGTCCAGGCGCTGTCCGCCATCCTGGGCGGAGCCCAGAGCCTCCACACCAACGCCTCCGACGAGGCGTTGGGGCTGCCGACCCCGGCGACGGCCCGGCTGGCCCTGCGGACCCAACAGGTGCTGGCCTCCGAGTCCGGGGTCAGCATCCCGGTGGACCCGCTCGGCGGCTCCTACTACCTGGAGGCGCTCACCGATGAGATTGAGGAGCGCGTTCATGCGGAGCTGGCCGAGATCGATCGTCGCGGCGGGACGCTGGCTGCCCTGGCCAACGGCTACCAGCAGGCTGCCATCGCCGACGCGGCGTATGCCGCGCAGCGGGCCATCGAGACGGGAGCGCAGATCGTCGTCGGCGTCAACGCCTTCGTCGAGGATGGCGACGAGCAGCGGCCCCAGGCGCAGGTGATCGACCCGAAGGCGGAGGCGGAGCAGGTGGCCCGGACGCGCGCCGTGCGGGCGGGCCGCGATGCACTCCGCGCGACCGAGACGACCACGGCCCTCGAGGCGGCCGCGGCCGGCACCGAGAACGTGGTTCCGCGCATCCGCGCCTGCGTCGAGTCACAGGTCACCCTGGGCGAGATCAGCGGCACCCTGCGGCGTGTCTGGGGAGAGTACCGGCCATGA
- a CDS encoding acetyl-CoA carboxylase biotin carboxyl carrier protein subunit produces MSDFELSVDASPVEPAADWTLTWLDADAGVARLSNGSRSEVCLVEGSGMDWVVTLRGRRIPVAVRTWRERVLADAESASMRRHGPVEVRATLPGLVVAVVVKEGDEVSPGATLLTIEAMKMQNEVRAPQAGRVSAVAVVAGQTVAAGTPLLRIE; encoded by the coding sequence ATGAGCGACTTCGAGCTCAGCGTCGACGCCAGCCCGGTCGAGCCGGCAGCCGACTGGACGCTCACCTGGCTCGATGCCGATGCCGGTGTCGCCCGGCTGAGCAACGGGTCGCGTTCCGAGGTGTGCCTGGTCGAGGGCTCGGGCATGGACTGGGTGGTCACCCTTCGCGGGCGCCGCATCCCCGTCGCGGTGCGCACCTGGCGGGAGCGCGTCCTGGCCGACGCCGAGTCCGCGTCAATGCGGCGTCACGGTCCGGTCGAGGTGCGGGCGACGCTCCCCGGGCTGGTGGTGGCCGTCGTCGTCAAGGAGGGGGACGAGGTGTCGCCTGGCGCGACTCTCCTGACCATCGAGGCCATGAAGATGCAGAACGAGGTCCGCGCGCCGCAGGCGGGCCGGGTCTCGGCCGTCGCCGTCGTGGCCGGCCAGACGGTCGCCGCCGGAACGCCGCTGCTGCGCATCGAGTAG
- a CDS encoding biotin carboxylase N-terminal domain-containing protein, which produces MATSRSDASSLRKDGPPFHRLLVANRGEIAVRIIRACRDLGIESVATYSDADGDAMHTRLADRSERIGPASAADSYLSIDAVLAAAVRSGAAAIHPGYGFLSENAAFARAVEDAGLVFVGPPPATLESLGDKLAARRSVAAAGVPIVPGLLVPLVADGDGSVSKVDLAGVGFPALLKAAAGGGGRGMRQVADRAALEAALLGAAREALAAFGDGTLYLERLISPARHVEVQLLGDRHGSLAVLGERECSIQRRHQKLVEETPSPAVSPSLRAELAESARRVAGTVAFHSAATVEFLVDAEGKHYFLEMNTRLQVEHGVTELVTGLDLVAWQIRVAAGEHLPESVLASEPLGHAIEGRIYAEDPHQRFTPVSGTVTTWRMPDGPGIRVDAGVTAGTPLPVEYDPLLAKLMVHAEDRPAAVGRLRRALDETAIGGVKTDLSFLRWLVDQPAFVTGAYDTGFIQDEWGDGPGLTDEERSLAAEVARQARTRQAALAAGAPVGAIPTESAWQHVARREAVGRRRPG; this is translated from the coding sequence ATGGCAACATCCCGCTCTGACGCCTCGTCTTTGCGCAAAGACGGGCCGCCGTTTCACCGACTCCTGGTCGCCAACCGCGGCGAGATTGCCGTCCGGATCATTCGCGCCTGTCGCGACTTGGGGATCGAGTCGGTCGCCACCTACAGCGACGCGGACGGGGATGCCATGCATACGCGCCTGGCCGATCGCTCCGAGCGCATCGGTCCGGCGTCGGCCGCCGACTCCTACCTGTCGATCGATGCGGTCCTGGCCGCGGCCGTCCGCTCCGGGGCCGCCGCGATCCACCCCGGCTACGGATTCCTGTCGGAGAACGCGGCCTTCGCTCGCGCGGTCGAGGATGCGGGGCTCGTCTTCGTCGGGCCGCCGCCGGCGACGCTGGAATCGCTCGGCGACAAGCTGGCAGCGCGACGGTCGGTTGCGGCCGCCGGGGTGCCGATCGTGCCGGGCCTGCTGGTTCCACTCGTCGCGGATGGCGACGGATCGGTGTCGAAGGTCGACCTGGCCGGGGTTGGCTTCCCGGCACTGCTCAAGGCCGCGGCCGGTGGTGGCGGGCGCGGGATGCGCCAGGTGGCAGACCGTGCGGCGCTTGAGGCTGCGCTGCTCGGCGCGGCGCGGGAGGCACTCGCGGCGTTCGGCGACGGCACCCTCTACCTCGAGCGCCTCATCTCGCCGGCACGGCACGTGGAGGTCCAGCTGCTCGGCGACAGGCACGGGAGCCTGGCGGTCCTCGGCGAGCGCGAGTGCAGCATCCAGCGACGTCACCAGAAGCTGGTCGAGGAGACGCCCTCGCCCGCGGTGAGCCCGAGCCTGCGTGCCGAGCTGGCGGAGAGCGCCCGGCGCGTCGCCGGCACGGTGGCGTTCCACAGCGCGGCCACTGTCGAGTTCCTGGTCGACGCGGAGGGTAAGCACTACTTCCTGGAGATGAACACCCGGCTGCAGGTCGAGCACGGCGTGACGGAGCTGGTGACCGGCCTCGACCTGGTCGCCTGGCAGATCCGGGTGGCGGCCGGCGAGCACCTGCCCGAATCGGTGCTGGCCTCGGAGCCACTGGGACACGCCATCGAGGGGCGCATCTACGCGGAGGATCCGCACCAGCGTTTCACCCCCGTCTCGGGCACGGTCACGACCTGGCGGATGCCGGACGGTCCAGGGATTCGGGTCGACGCCGGCGTCACCGCCGGTACGCCGCTCCCGGTCGAATACGACCCGCTCCTGGCCAAGCTGATGGTGCACGCGGAGGACCGGCCGGCCGCCGTGGGGCGGCTGCGCAGGGCCCTGGACGAGACCGCGATCGGTGGCGTTAAGACCGATCTCTCCTTCCTGCGCTGGCTGGTCGACCAACCGGCCTTCGTGACCGGTGCCTATGACACGGGGTTCATCCAGGACGAATGGGGAGACGGTCCGGGATTGACCGATGAGGAGCGCTCGCTGGCGGCCGAGGTGGCCCGCCAGGCGCGCACGCGCCAGGCCGCGCTCGCGGCTGGGGCACCGGTCGGCGCGATACCCACGGAGAGTGCCTGGCAGCATGTGGCAAGGCGCGAGGCGGTGGGTCGGCGGCGACCCGGATGA
- a CDS encoding acyl-CoA carboxylase subunit beta, giving the protein MSTADKLANLQRLREEARLGGGEQRIAQQHERNKLTARERIELLLDEGSFVELDAFVTHRATDFGLDEERYLGDGVVSGHGRIDGRLVFIYAQDFTVFGGSLSEAHAEKICKVMDLAMSTGAPIIGLSDSGGARIQEGVASLGGYAEIFLRNTLASGVVPQISVVMGPCAGGAVYSPAITDFTVMVDGSSYMFVTGPNVVKTVTHEEIDLEGLGGARVHNETSGVAHFLAEGEPQAMELTRRILTYMPQNNIDPAPTAADWQPPEVSGADLDALVPDSAQRSYDMRRAIGGIVDAESFTEVHAHFARNVICGFARVEGRSVGIVAQQPEVLAGVLDIDASDKAARFVRFCDCFNVPLVTLVDVPGFLPGVDQEHRGIIRHGAKLLYAYCEATVPKVTVITRKAYGGAYDVMSSKHVRGDLNFAWPTAEIAVMGVEGAVNIIFRERLAEAADPDAERATLVAEYEARFANPYVAAARGYVDEVILPSETRERVVDALAMLQGKRQVVPARKHGNIPL; this is encoded by the coding sequence GTGTCGACCGCCGACAAACTCGCAAACCTCCAGCGCCTGCGTGAAGAGGCCCGCCTCGGCGGTGGCGAGCAGCGGATTGCGCAGCAGCACGAACGCAACAAGCTCACGGCGCGTGAACGGATTGAGCTGCTCCTGGACGAGGGATCGTTCGTCGAGCTGGACGCGTTCGTGACGCATCGGGCGACCGATTTCGGCCTGGACGAGGAGCGTTACCTGGGGGACGGCGTCGTCAGCGGGCACGGCCGGATCGACGGGCGGCTGGTCTTCATCTACGCGCAGGACTTCACCGTCTTCGGAGGATCACTCTCCGAGGCCCATGCCGAGAAGATCTGCAAGGTGATGGACCTTGCGATGAGCACCGGCGCGCCGATCATCGGTCTTTCGGACTCGGGCGGAGCGAGGATTCAGGAGGGGGTCGCCTCGCTGGGAGGATATGCCGAGATCTTCCTCCGCAATACGCTGGCGTCGGGTGTCGTGCCGCAGATCTCGGTGGTGATGGGCCCATGTGCGGGGGGCGCGGTCTATTCGCCGGCGATCACCGACTTCACGGTCATGGTCGATGGCAGCAGCTACATGTTCGTTACGGGACCCAACGTCGTGAAGACGGTGACCCACGAGGAGATCGATCTCGAAGGGCTCGGCGGCGCGCGTGTCCACAATGAGACAAGCGGCGTTGCGCACTTCCTGGCGGAGGGGGAGCCGCAGGCCATGGAGCTGACGCGGCGGATTCTCACCTACATGCCGCAGAACAACATCGATCCGGCGCCGACGGCGGCTGACTGGCAGCCACCGGAGGTGAGCGGCGCTGACCTTGATGCGCTGGTACCCGATTCTGCGCAACGCTCCTACGACATGCGTCGTGCCATCGGCGGGATCGTGGACGCGGAATCTTTCACCGAGGTGCACGCGCACTTCGCACGAAATGTGATCTGCGGATTCGCGCGGGTCGAGGGCCGGAGCGTTGGAATTGTCGCCCAGCAGCCCGAGGTGCTGGCCGGGGTGCTGGACATCGACGCGTCCGACAAGGCGGCGCGCTTCGTCCGCTTCTGCGATTGCTTCAACGTCCCACTCGTGACCCTTGTGGACGTGCCTGGCTTTCTGCCGGGCGTCGACCAGGAACATCGCGGCATCATTCGCCACGGCGCCAAGCTGCTCTACGCCTATTGCGAGGCAACCGTGCCGAAGGTCACGGTGATCACGCGCAAGGCATACGGCGGCGCCTACGACGTGATGAGCAGCAAGCACGTTCGCGGCGACTTGAACTTCGCGTGGCCGACAGCCGAGATCGCGGTGATGGGTGTCGAGGGAGCGGTCAACATCATCTTTCGCGAGCGCCTCGCGGAAGCGGCCGATCCAGATGCAGAGCGGGCGACCCTCGTCGCGGAGTATGAGGCTCGATTTGCAAACCCCTATGTCGCCGCGGCGAGAGGCTACGTGGACGAGGTGATCCTCCCGTCCGAGACGCGGGAGCGCGTCGTCGACGCGTTGGCCATGCTGCAGGGAAAGCGTCAAGTGGTGCCCGCTCGCAAGCATGGCAACATCCCGCTCTGA
- a CDS encoding AAA family ATPase encodes MTKVISIANQKGGVGKTTASINLGGALAELGYRVLCIDMDPQANLTVGLGISLSDVRHSMADVLSENRVPLDEIVRQTEMPGLSVAPSTLELASTEVELFTAIGREMVLRDALDGWAERQYDVIIIDSPPTLGLLTINALVASSRVIIPVQTQFYAIKGLTALIKVINTIKIKLNHDLEILGLLATFYDGRTVLAREMLQNLRELGDHRVFSTMIKQTVKLGEAPLTGKPVTEYATHSAAARAFRDLAQEVIELG; translated from the coding sequence GTGACCAAGGTAATCTCCATCGCGAACCAGAAAGGCGGAGTCGGAAAGACGACCGCCTCCATCAATCTCGGCGGTGCGCTCGCCGAGTTGGGGTACCGGGTCCTCTGCATCGACATGGACCCGCAGGCGAATCTGACGGTTGGCCTGGGCATCAGCCTCTCCGATGTCCGACATTCGATGGCCGATGTCCTCTCCGAGAATCGAGTGCCGCTCGACGAGATCGTGCGGCAGACGGAGATGCCGGGCCTGTCGGTGGCACCGTCCACGCTGGAGCTGGCCTCGACCGAGGTCGAACTGTTCACCGCGATCGGCCGCGAGATGGTCCTGCGCGACGCGCTCGACGGCTGGGCCGAGCGGCAGTACGACGTCATCATCATCGACTCACCGCCGACGCTGGGCCTCCTCACCATCAACGCCCTGGTGGCGAGCTCGCGGGTGATCATCCCGGTCCAGACGCAGTTCTACGCGATCAAGGGCCTGACCGCTCTTATCAAGGTGATCAACACCATCAAGATCAAGCTCAACCACGACCTCGAGATCCTGGGTCTGCTGGCCACCTTCTATGACGGTCGCACGGTGCTCGCGCGCGAGATGCTCCAAAACCTGCGAGAGCTCGGCGACCATCGGGTCTTCTCGACCATGATCAAGCAGACCGTGAAGCTCGGCGAGGCGCCGCTCACCGGGAAGCCGGTCACCGAGTATGCGACCCATTCCGCCGCGGCTCGCGCATTCCGCGACCTGGCCCAGGAGGTAATTGAACTTGGCTAG
- a CDS encoding ParB/RepB/Spo0J family partition protein encodes MASKRPAFSENIHRLFDEAQATDLAPGIVSLIESRATHAQIREVPTNRILPNPAQPRLSYEEESLVELADSIREHGVLQPILVRPVGSQFELIAGERRWRASRMAQRDSIPAIVVEFDDETALEVSIIENLQREDVSPLEEAAMFRKMTDLGYSLRQLAQKIGKDKGYVENRIRLAEAPPEIRELVSLRKDTLSHAYELMKVKDERTRRRLAKKVAAGELTLSRLRAITGGSPPETETSAKPKRRAKTVAGQLAAKDTDDALVNNRARLAGAVDELVDLLSQRELIDEIPDTNRDNLARYLTVTKLKLENAIAIIRATREPA; translated from the coding sequence TTGGCTAGCAAGCGACCGGCCTTCAGCGAGAATATCCACCGCCTCTTCGACGAGGCGCAGGCCACTGACCTTGCGCCGGGGATCGTCTCCCTGATCGAGTCTCGCGCGACCCATGCGCAGATTCGCGAGGTGCCCACCAATCGGATCCTGCCGAACCCCGCGCAGCCTCGTCTCTCCTACGAGGAGGAGTCATTGGTCGAGCTGGCCGATTCGATCCGCGAGCATGGCGTCCTGCAGCCGATCCTGGTGCGCCCGGTCGGCAGCCAGTTCGAGCTGATCGCCGGCGAGCGACGCTGGCGCGCATCACGCATGGCGCAACGGGACTCGATCCCCGCCATCGTCGTCGAGTTCGACGATGAGACGGCGCTCGAAGTGTCGATCATCGAGAACCTCCAGCGCGAGGATGTCTCCCCGCTGGAGGAGGCCGCGATGTTCCGCAAGATGACGGACCTTGGGTATTCGCTTCGTCAGCTTGCCCAGAAGATCGGAAAGGACAAGGGCTATGTCGAGAACCGCATCCGTCTCGCGGAGGCCCCACCCGAGATCCGCGAACTCGTGTCCCTGCGCAAAGACACGTTGAGCCATGCCTACGAGCTGATGAAGGTCAAAGACGAGCGGACGCGAAGGCGACTCGCCAAGAAGGTGGCCGCCGGCGAGCTGACTCTCTCGCGACTACGAGCCATCACCGGCGGCAGCCCACCCGAGACGGAGACGAGCGCCAAGCCGAAGCGCCGGGCGAAGACGGTCGCCGGACAATTGGCCGCCAAAGACACGGACGATGCCCTCGTCAACAATCGGGCACGGCTGGCGGGCGCAGTTGACGAACTGGTCGATCTCTTGAGTCAGCGAGAGCTGATCGACGAGATCCCCGACACCAACCGCGACAACCTGGCTCGCTATCTGACGGTCACCAAGCTCAAGCTCGAGAACGCGATCGCCATCATTCGGGCCACGCGCGAACCGGCGTAA
- a CDS encoding carboxypeptidase-like regulatory domain-containing protein, whose amino-acid sequence MKSPIRRAVLATLLLAFGSAACAAAPGGSPPIDAGVAARLALAQHARFAGIGPQDEDLIGQAAWYKVIEVEDGWQVLIRIGWGDCPAGCINEHRWIYAVDRDASVELLREEGDALPEASGVRGIVTAGPTCPVETVPPDPACAARPVAGAVLVFSDADGTEVARATSAADGTYSVELAPGAYQVTPQPVEGLMGTPALMDVEVEAGQPMTELQVSYDTGIR is encoded by the coding sequence ATGAAAAGCCCGATTCGTCGCGCGGTCCTGGCCACCCTCCTCCTCGCCTTCGGAAGCGCCGCATGTGCCGCGGCCCCCGGCGGATCTCCACCGATCGATGCTGGGGTCGCTGCGCGGCTGGCGCTCGCCCAGCACGCCCGCTTTGCTGGGATCGGCCCCCAGGACGAAGACCTGATCGGCCAGGCCGCCTGGTACAAGGTCATCGAGGTCGAGGACGGCTGGCAGGTCCTGATCCGGATCGGCTGGGGAGACTGCCCGGCCGGGTGTATCAACGAGCATCGCTGGATCTATGCGGTCGATCGCGACGCGAGCGTCGAGCTCCTGCGCGAGGAGGGAGATGCCCTCCCGGAGGCGAGCGGCGTGCGAGGCATTGTGACGGCCGGACCGACGTGTCCGGTCGAGACGGTACCCCCGGATCCAGCCTGCGCCGCGCGACCGGTGGCCGGAGCCGTCCTCGTCTTCAGCGACGCGGACGGCACCGAGGTGGCACGAGCGACTTCGGCCGCCGATGGAACGTACAGCGTCGAGCTCGCGCCCGGCGCGTACCAGGTGACTCCGCAGCCCGTCGAGGGCCTGATGGGGACGCCTGCGCTGATGGATGTCGAGGTCGAGGCCGGGCAGCCGATGACCGAGCTGCAGGTCTCTTACGACACCGGGATCCGCTAA